One window of the Novipirellula caenicola genome contains the following:
- a CDS encoding response regulator transcription factor, giving the protein MQLKILIAEDDPHTRAALAEILRTEGHSVAEAADGHQAKCLFDRDRPQFACLDVMMPGLSGYDLCRHFRSLDPAMPILFITAKAEEIDKVVGLELGADDYIAKPFGAKEVVARIRAIARRSVPGFELAATAVSLPENDFQMGALHVMPKKMRATRGNATIELTLRELRILQLLASKPGEVVDRDELFRIAWQETHPLNTRTLDQTISQLRKRIEADPKQPQIIQTVYGVGYRFEP; this is encoded by the coding sequence ATGCAACTGAAAATCTTGATTGCCGAAGATGATCCTCATACTCGTGCCGCGCTTGCTGAAATCTTGCGAACCGAAGGGCACTCGGTCGCCGAAGCCGCCGATGGGCACCAGGCAAAATGTTTGTTCGATCGCGACCGGCCGCAATTCGCCTGTTTGGACGTGATGATGCCGGGGCTAAGTGGGTATGACCTTTGTCGTCATTTCCGCAGCCTCGATCCGGCCATGCCGATCTTGTTTATCACCGCCAAGGCCGAAGAGATCGACAAGGTCGTCGGACTCGAGTTAGGCGCCGATGACTACATCGCCAAACCATTTGGCGCCAAAGAAGTGGTGGCTCGAATCCGGGCGATTGCCCGGCGAAGTGTCCCAGGATTCGAGCTGGCTGCCACAGCCGTGTCACTTCCCGAGAATGATTTTCAGATGGGGGCACTGCACGTCATGCCAAAGAAGATGCGTGCGACGCGAGGCAACGCGACGATCGAATTGACGCTCCGTGAGCTGCGGATCTTGCAGTTGCTCGCCAGCAAGCCAGGCGAAGTGGTGGACCGCGACGAGCTCTTTCGCATCGCTTGGCAAGAAACTCATCCGCTCAATACAAGAACGCTCGACCAAACCATCAGCCAATTGCGAAAGCGAATCGAAGCCGACCCGAAACAGCCGCAAATCATCCAAACCGTCTACGGCGTCGGCTATCGGTTCGAGCCCTAA
- a CDS encoding M14 family metallopeptidase yields the protein MPGPIGFCRLKVTGLLATRLGCVSAFLFLLVNDALVSGVEIAPTSTSAAGSTRNASVPESSLRASVSKGTAAISSVHPLGSSLATTTFESLDQSVQIDSDFCGGRLNECFEITPTRFQLVVRPERKPINNSAWYAFRIRSHTPKSIKVHLSYQGGTHRYTPRISNDGVVWRDGQHLVSSVHPSGCEVVLQMDVGPDVLWVSAQELISNADTERWTDELAMLPHVTRSVCGTSVQGRPISKLVIGDPQAESPGYVFIMGRLHPPETTGAIGLMRFAESIAADSELTEQFRRSFHVVVVPNANPDGVELGRWRCNANSVDLNRDWGLFRQPETRVLRQELLDLKTRGRESLYLVLDFHSTYEDVFYLTEDVDDAFPKNFTATWLNRFDQRLPSYEVNLDKTHNSKRTTSKAWVDRVLNVAAVTYEFGDNTDRDEIARLSQISAEEMMRTLLSYRERDRSF from the coding sequence ATGCCCGGTCCAATTGGTTTTTGCCGCTTGAAGGTTACCGGTCTATTGGCGACTCGACTGGGTTGCGTGTCCGCTTTTCTCTTTCTGCTCGTCAACGACGCATTGGTCTCGGGCGTCGAGATCGCACCCACATCGACTTCGGCGGCCGGCAGTACACGCAATGCGTCTGTGCCGGAATCCTCGCTGCGTGCGAGCGTTTCAAAAGGAACCGCTGCGATTAGTTCGGTGCATCCGCTTGGATCTTCATTGGCGACCACCACCTTTGAATCGCTGGATCAATCGGTCCAAATCGATAGTGATTTTTGTGGAGGACGTTTGAACGAGTGTTTTGAAATTACACCCACTCGATTCCAATTGGTGGTGCGTCCCGAACGCAAACCGATCAACAATAGCGCATGGTATGCGTTCCGGATTCGTTCGCATACACCGAAAAGCATTAAGGTGCACCTGAGTTATCAAGGGGGCACGCATCGATACACGCCGCGAATCAGTAACGATGGGGTCGTGTGGCGTGATGGGCAACACCTTGTGTCGTCGGTGCATCCCAGTGGATGCGAGGTGGTGTTGCAGATGGATGTGGGCCCCGACGTGTTGTGGGTCTCGGCGCAAGAGTTGATTTCCAACGCAGACACCGAGCGATGGACCGACGAATTGGCGATGCTTCCACACGTCACCCGCTCAGTGTGTGGAACCAGCGTTCAGGGGCGACCGATTTCCAAATTGGTCATCGGCGATCCGCAAGCGGAATCGCCCGGTTACGTCTTTATCATGGGACGGCTGCATCCACCGGAAACCACCGGTGCGATTGGGTTGATGCGGTTTGCCGAGTCGATCGCAGCGGACAGCGAGTTGACGGAGCAGTTTCGCCGCTCGTTCCACGTAGTCGTCGTGCCCAATGCAAATCCCGACGGAGTGGAGTTAGGGCGATGGCGATGCAACGCCAACAGTGTCGATTTGAACCGTGATTGGGGACTGTTCCGACAGCCGGAAACCCGCGTGTTGCGGCAAGAGCTGTTGGATCTGAAAACGCGTGGTCGCGAATCGCTGTACCTTGTGCTCGATTTTCATTCGACGTACGAAGACGTGTTTTATTTGACCGAAGACGTTGATGATGCGTTTCCTAAGAATTTCACCGCAACCTGGTTGAATCGATTCGATCAACGATTGCCCTCGTATGAGGTGAATCTCGACAAAACACACAATTCCAAACGAACGACCTCGAAAGCCTGGGTCGATCGGGTGCTCAATGTCGCCGCGGTCACTTACGAGTTTGGTGACAATACCGATCGTGATGAGATCGCCCGTTTGTCGCAAATCAGCGCCGAGGAAATGATGCGAACGCTGCTCAGTTATCGCGAGCGTGATCGCTCGTTCTAA
- a CDS encoding metallophosphoesterase family protein → MTRTAILSDIHGNLAALRAVLADVQSLNVDRIVCLGDVVGYGPQPCACLDQAIEFDFCVLGNHDSSALFDPEGFNVAAEQAIFWTRAQLECGRDGPEASRRRMEFLCKLPRTVREGGVLFVHGSPRSPTNEYVFPEDTQNGKKMEKLFSMIPHLCFQGHTHVPGIFTPDMRFIRPMELAGGYSVTDKSQRLMINVGSVGQPRDGDPRSCYVLYDEQAVEFRRVEYDIEETVKEIEAEPELDNFLGYRLREGR, encoded by the coding sequence TTGACCCGGACCGCCATTCTTAGTGACATCCACGGTAACCTTGCCGCTTTGCGAGCGGTCCTTGCCGATGTTCAATCCCTCAATGTGGATCGCATCGTGTGTCTCGGCGACGTCGTGGGTTATGGTCCTCAACCCTGTGCATGCTTGGACCAAGCGATCGAGTTCGATTTTTGTGTGCTGGGCAACCACGACAGCAGTGCGTTGTTCGACCCCGAGGGGTTCAATGTCGCCGCCGAACAGGCAATCTTTTGGACCCGTGCTCAACTGGAATGCGGCCGCGACGGGCCCGAAGCAAGCCGACGGCGAATGGAATTCCTGTGCAAACTGCCTCGCACCGTCCGCGAAGGGGGCGTGTTGTTTGTGCACGGGTCGCCTCGCAGCCCCACCAACGAGTACGTCTTTCCCGAGGACACTCAGAACGGCAAGAAAATGGAAAAGCTATTTTCCATGATCCCGCACCTCTGTTTCCAAGGGCACACTCACGTGCCGGGCATTTTTACCCCTGACATGCGGTTCATCCGGCCAATGGAATTGGCCGGCGGCTATTCGGTCACCGACAAATCCCAACGTTTGATGATCAACGTCGGTAGTGTAGGCCAACCGCGTGACGGCGATCCGCGAAGCTGCTACGTGCTGTACGACGAACAAGCGGTTGAATTTCGCCGTGTCGAATACGACATCGAAGAAACGGTCAAAGAGATTGAAGCGGAACCCGAGCTAGATAATTTTCTGGGCTACCGGTTACGCGAAGGCCGTTAG
- a CDS encoding metallophosphoesterase family protein, with protein sequence MKRALISDIHGNLEALNAVLADIKTIPVDEIYCLGDIIGYGPNPCECLDLVMKSCHSTILGNHDQAALFDPEGFNPMALQAIYWTRDQLDNGPGSAQQINTRWDFLGELPRQIDEGEFRFVHGSPRDPTNEYVFPEDIFNQRKMEMLFAKIEHVCFMGHTHLPGIFTTECEFVSPEECEYVYHIGTNKALINVGSVGQPRDEDNRACYAILDSEAKTVTYRRVDYDRDVTANKIYAIPDLSDALGDRLKHGR encoded by the coding sequence GTGAAACGCGCGCTGATCAGTGACATTCACGGAAATCTTGAAGCACTGAACGCAGTGTTGGCTGATATCAAGACGATTCCTGTCGACGAGATTTACTGTCTTGGCGACATCATTGGCTACGGCCCCAATCCGTGCGAATGTCTCGATTTGGTCATGAAGAGCTGTCATTCGACCATCCTTGGCAACCACGATCAGGCAGCGTTATTTGACCCCGAGGGGTTCAACCCGATGGCGCTTCAGGCGATCTATTGGACGCGTGACCAATTGGACAACGGGCCGGGTTCCGCCCAACAGATCAATACACGATGGGATTTTTTGGGTGAATTGCCGCGGCAAATCGATGAAGGCGAATTTCGTTTCGTCCATGGATCGCCCCGCGACCCCACCAACGAATATGTCTTTCCCGAAGACATTTTCAACCAACGCAAAATGGAGATGCTGTTCGCAAAAATCGAACATGTCTGCTTTATGGGACACACCCATTTGCCAGGCATCTTCACCACCGAGTGCGAGTTCGTTTCGCCCGAGGAATGCGAGTACGTTTACCACATCGGCACCAACAAAGCGCTGATCAACGTGGGCAGCGTCGGCCAACCGCGTGACGAGGACAACCGAGCGTGTTATGCGATCCTCGATAGCGAGGCGAAAACAGTGACCTACCGGCGAGTTGATTACGATCGTGACGTCACGGCGAACAAGATCTATGCGATTCCCGATTTGTCTGACGCATTGGGTGATCGGCTGAAGCACGGGCGATAG
- the tsaB gene encoding tRNA (adenosine(37)-N6)-threonylcarbamoyltransferase complex dimerization subunit type 1 TsaB: MTAGISRELPIQLAIETTGRTGSAVLMCGDQVLRQGRMGEQIRTAAAIGPCLDELLSWCRSEKKTIDFISVAAGPGSFTGLRIGVTAAKMFSYAMKLPLVAVDSLASVAAVVFCENPNLQTLRVGLDAYRGQVFTGHLHRSDVLPPLDAIPAAWTPVPSSVEIVSAEQWTTILASLHEAQGQPTQEVVAGDAKPFAKFSGTLLTRCQPDAFGVGLVALRAAKQSIFTDPMALVPRYLRPSAAEEKAQTQE; the protein is encoded by the coding sequence ATGACAGCTGGAATTTCTCGTGAATTGCCGATTCAATTGGCTATCGAAACCACGGGGCGGACCGGCTCGGCGGTGCTGATGTGCGGCGACCAAGTGTTGCGGCAAGGGCGGATGGGTGAGCAAATACGCACGGCCGCCGCCATCGGCCCCTGTCTCGATGAATTGCTGTCATGGTGCCGCAGCGAGAAAAAAACGATCGATTTTATTTCGGTCGCCGCCGGCCCTGGCTCCTTTACCGGGCTTCGCATCGGGGTCACGGCAGCAAAGATGTTCAGTTACGCCATGAAATTGCCGCTGGTGGCCGTTGATTCCTTGGCGTCGGTCGCGGCCGTGGTGTTTTGCGAAAACCCCAATCTGCAAACGCTGCGAGTCGGTTTGGATGCCTATCGAGGCCAGGTGTTTACCGGCCACTTGCACCGCAGCGACGTCTTGCCACCGCTCGACGCGATCCCCGCCGCGTGGACCCCCGTGCCATCGTCGGTCGAAATCGTCAGTGCCGAACAGTGGACCACGATCCTGGCGTCGCTCCACGAAGCGCAGGGACAACCCACGCAAGAAGTGGTCGCGGGCGATGCCAAACCGTTTGCCAAGTTCAGCGGAACGTTGTTGACTCGCTGCCAACCGGATGCATTTGGCGTCGGGTTGGTCGCACTGCGAGCCGCGAAGCAGTCGATCTTTACCGACCCGATGGCCTTGGTGCCCCGCTACCTCCGGCCCAGCGCTGCTGAAGAAAAGGCACAGACGCAGGAGTAA
- a CDS encoding DUF7133 domain-containing protein, with translation MEGYSKSFERSCFLRIATTLFVVLSCGSSATLSAAEAQWIWAANTTIDTPIAVGETCLFRKPLNLKVPAKGQIEIAADDEYDLYVNGRKIGSGQSARQIDEYDISDHLEVGRNIIAIRVVNTHGDKAALAARVSVLPEGTDKWYTFSSDASWRTSSDEVATWETVLHNDRLWGNASSFGELGDTVPWDQDEDVQVAEQTDQRERFQIQRGFGVQRVLDDEQVGSVIAMTFNEFGHIIVSQENGPLLLVFDRDEDGVPEFVRTYCDKVKSCQGILALNGEVFVTGDGPDGHALYRLTDVDRNGSLEKVRAIVKFKGAAGEHGAHGLQLGPDGMIYVTLGSHTHAIGKTGPGETYDDAYEGDILPRYEDPSGHAVGVKAPGGTIIRTNIDGSIVERVAGGTRNVYDLAFHSSGHMFVHDSDMEADIGTAWYRPTALFDVTEGAEFGWRTGWAKWPEHFVDRLPNLLDTGRGSPTGAISYEHYMYPVRYQNTLFLADWSEGRILNVRLKKRGSGFIADSEVFLKGQPLNVTDLDVGPDGGLYFSTGGRGTSGGVYRVVYKGQIPERMKHLGSGIAAAVRQPQIGSAWARQEIASIKRELGSEWGQLVAGVAYSDDNPPHYRVRALDLMELFGPVPNEELIMELSRSPNEAVRARAAAVMGMHPSAKTGPRLSEMLSDPDPAVQRAVCEAMLRSDKMPETVDPIFELLSSEDRTLAFTARRVLEQMHLGMWREEVLTNDDTRISVLGMLALMNADPTEANAIEVLARISEMMTGFLSDADFADALRVAEVALHRGIVPPAKVTAFRDQIAEEFPAGDNRMNHSLIRLASYLGAEQVADRALAFIESDAPTEDRSLVAMCLQFLAKDWDAEQRFRILKYYENAAGQATAGSLSMYLANVTKDFAQSLSDEDVAAILEQGSVWRNAALAAIYKLPRPIDKDTANTLIELDRKLVQEPQHGDVERRLRTGITAMLATCSDQSAGDYLRSVWRSEPDRRSIVAMALAQDPDGENWDYLVRSLNILDDQTSGEVLSALKSVAIATDDPMALRQLILLGVRAQENGQGFEAVEQLLEHWTGMQRPEGAKMSMAPWQKWFAKTYPDRPEAVLPNADDSRWDLDQLLTYLESDTGSYGDSSHGREVFVKSRCDQCHRQGSTGKAIGPDLTSVARRFTKREILESILYPAHIVSDQYASKKVLTLDGKILVGLVTTQSDGTLLVRDSNNRISSVEESQVDQILPSTSSIMPSGLLDDLSLKEIGDLMSYMGVIPELEVASKEDNLR, from the coding sequence ATGGAAGGCTACTCTAAATCGTTCGAGCGATCTTGTTTTTTACGGATTGCAACGACCCTGTTTGTCGTACTCAGCTGCGGCTCGAGTGCGACGCTATCGGCGGCTGAGGCTCAATGGATTTGGGCTGCCAACACCACCATCGACACTCCCATCGCGGTCGGTGAAACGTGCTTGTTTCGCAAACCTCTGAATCTAAAAGTTCCTGCGAAGGGACAGATCGAGATCGCGGCCGATGACGAATACGACTTGTACGTCAACGGACGCAAAATTGGCAGCGGCCAATCCGCACGCCAAATCGATGAATACGACATCAGCGACCACTTAGAAGTGGGCCGCAATATCATCGCCATTCGTGTCGTCAACACGCACGGCGACAAAGCTGCCTTGGCCGCTCGCGTGTCGGTTCTGCCCGAGGGCACCGATAAATGGTACACCTTCAGCAGCGATGCATCGTGGCGAACCAGCAGCGATGAAGTGGCCACCTGGGAAACCGTGCTGCACAACGACCGATTGTGGGGCAACGCATCGTCGTTCGGCGAACTTGGCGATACGGTGCCATGGGATCAAGACGAAGACGTGCAGGTTGCCGAACAGACCGACCAACGCGAACGATTTCAAATTCAACGTGGCTTCGGCGTCCAACGCGTCTTGGATGACGAGCAAGTGGGGTCGGTGATCGCGATGACCTTCAACGAGTTTGGTCATATCATTGTCTCGCAAGAAAACGGACCTCTGCTGCTTGTCTTTGATCGCGATGAAGACGGGGTTCCCGAGTTCGTGCGAACCTATTGTGACAAAGTCAAATCGTGCCAGGGGATCTTGGCACTGAACGGCGAAGTCTTTGTGACCGGCGATGGCCCCGACGGGCATGCGCTGTATCGATTGACCGATGTGGACCGCAATGGTTCGCTGGAAAAAGTCCGTGCGATTGTCAAATTCAAAGGTGCTGCCGGAGAACACGGAGCCCACGGATTGCAACTTGGTCCCGATGGCATGATTTACGTGACTTTGGGCAGCCACACGCATGCGATCGGAAAAACCGGGCCTGGCGAAACGTACGATGATGCTTACGAAGGCGATATTCTGCCGCGTTACGAAGACCCCAGCGGTCATGCCGTGGGCGTCAAAGCACCCGGCGGAACGATCATTCGTACCAACATTGATGGTTCGATCGTCGAACGTGTCGCCGGTGGAACTCGCAATGTTTACGATCTAGCCTTCCACTCGTCCGGTCACATGTTCGTTCATGATTCCGATATGGAAGCTGACATCGGTACGGCTTGGTATCGTCCAACCGCGCTGTTTGATGTGACCGAAGGCGCTGAATTCGGCTGGCGTACCGGATGGGCGAAATGGCCAGAACACTTCGTTGATCGATTGCCCAACTTGCTAGACACCGGTCGGGGCAGCCCCACCGGCGCGATCAGCTATGAACATTACATGTATCCGGTCCGTTATCAGAACACGCTGTTTTTGGCGGATTGGTCCGAAGGCCGAATTTTGAATGTGCGGCTAAAGAAACGCGGTTCGGGCTTTATCGCCGATAGCGAAGTGTTTCTCAAAGGCCAACCGCTGAACGTCACCGATTTGGACGTTGGGCCCGATGGCGGACTGTACTTCAGCACCGGCGGCCGTGGCACGTCGGGCGGCGTGTACCGCGTCGTCTACAAAGGCCAAATTCCCGAGCGAATGAAACATCTCGGCAGCGGGATCGCTGCCGCCGTCCGCCAACCCCAGATCGGTTCGGCATGGGCGCGTCAAGAAATCGCTTCGATCAAACGCGAACTCGGCAGCGAATGGGGACAATTGGTTGCCGGAGTCGCCTATAGCGATGACAACCCACCCCATTACCGCGTGCGTGCACTCGATTTGATGGAATTGTTTGGCCCGGTTCCCAACGAAGAATTGATCATGGAACTGAGCCGTTCGCCCAACGAGGCAGTACGAGCACGTGCGGCCGCCGTGATGGGAATGCACCCGAGTGCCAAAACCGGTCCACGGCTTAGCGAGATGCTGAGCGATCCCGATCCCGCCGTTCAGCGGGCGGTGTGCGAGGCAATGTTGCGTAGCGACAAGATGCCCGAAACCGTCGATCCTATTTTCGAATTGTTGTCGTCCGAAGATCGCACGTTGGCGTTCACCGCTCGTCGTGTCCTCGAACAAATGCATTTGGGCATGTGGCGCGAGGAAGTGCTGACAAATGACGACACCCGAATTTCGGTGCTAGGCATGTTGGCGTTGATGAACGCCGACCCCACCGAGGCCAATGCGATCGAAGTGTTGGCACGGATTAGCGAAATGATGACCGGATTTTTAAGTGACGCCGACTTTGCGGATGCACTGCGTGTCGCTGAAGTTGCCCTGCACCGTGGCATAGTACCCCCGGCAAAGGTCACCGCGTTTCGCGACCAAATCGCCGAAGAATTCCCTGCTGGCGATAACCGGATGAATCACTCGCTGATTCGTTTGGCCAGCTACTTGGGAGCCGAGCAGGTTGCCGACCGCGCGTTGGCGTTCATCGAATCCGATGCACCGACCGAGGACCGATCGTTGGTAGCGATGTGTCTGCAATTCTTGGCAAAGGATTGGGATGCCGAGCAACGCTTCCGAATTTTGAAGTATTACGAGAATGCTGCGGGCCAGGCGACCGCCGGATCGCTGTCGATGTATCTGGCGAATGTCACCAAGGATTTCGCGCAATCGCTTTCCGATGAAGACGTCGCGGCGATTTTGGAACAGGGCAGTGTTTGGCGGAACGCTGCGTTGGCCGCTATCTACAAATTGCCTCGTCCAATCGACAAAGATACCGCGAACACCTTGATCGAACTTGACCGCAAATTGGTGCAAGAACCCCAGCACGGTGACGTCGAACGACGGTTGCGAACCGGGATCACCGCGATGTTAGCAACATGTAGCGATCAAAGTGCGGGTGATTACCTACGGTCGGTTTGGCGGAGCGAACCGGATCGACGCAGCATCGTTGCGATGGCGCTGGCCCAAGATCCCGACGGCGAAAACTGGGACTACCTGGTTCGCAGTTTGAATATCTTGGACGATCAAACCTCCGGCGAAGTCCTCTCGGCACTCAAATCGGTTGCCATTGCGACCGACGATCCCATGGCGCTTCGTCAATTAATCTTGCTAGGAGTTCGTGCACAAGAAAACGGACAAGGGTTCGAAGCGGTCGAGCAATTGCTTGAGCACTGGACCGGGATGCAGCGACCCGAAGGAGCGAAGATGTCGATGGCACCTTGGCAAAAATGGTTCGCCAAAACCTATCCTGATCGCCCCGAGGCCGTTCTGCCCAACGCGGACGATTCTCGCTGGGATCTCGATCAACTGTTGACCTATCTGGAAAGCGATACCGGCAGCTATGGCGATTCGTCGCATGGCCGCGAAGTGTTCGTTAAGAGCCGATGTGATCAATGTCATCGCCAAGGCAGCACCGGCAAAGCGATCGGTCCCGATCTGACCTCGGTCGCTCGGCGGTTCACCAAGCGAGAGATCTTGGAATCGATCCTGTATCCCGCTCATATCGTCAGCGATCAATACGCCAGCAAGAAGGTGCTGACGTTGGACGGCAAGATCCTTGTCGGTTTGGTGACCACACAAAGCGATGGGACATTGTTGGTGCGTGACAGCAACAATCGCATCTCGAGTGTCGAAGAATCGCAAGTTGATCAGATTCTGCCAAGCACCAGCAGCATCATGCCAAGCGGATTGCTGGACGATTTAAGTCTGAAAGAGATCGGGGACTTGATGAGTTACATGGGAGTGATCCCCGAGCTCGAAGTCGCCAGCAAAGAAGACAATCTTCGCTAA
- a CDS encoding agmatine deiminase family protein codes for MVKSLFRFAATVVVAMGIAVADQPVLAQHFSPTLLAQMAVEAGKANQNRPFPRLAGEFESQRALVLSVSDWQSHHAATLQQIVECTAGHTNLLILCNDPQQLVDAVDWIGDGRVPTDHVYFCEIDLDTIWMRDFGPLLAEGEQGTEAIDFYYEGSRPKDDALPSVWAERTGSKLVPVPWTIQGGNLLSNGRRIALTTHRIFEDNRIRFPKPWPGLDPEVERRKMVIEEFSKHCNLTELVVLEPLQHEATGHVDMFATFLAPDQVVVARVDPRLDPINAAILERNTARLQRVRVGGKPIQVFRIDIPPRNGTSWSAYTNVILANDLVMIPTFDSDPPEMVAAARATYASLLPKHAIKTVDMSSLKELQGELHCLSMNLPAFAPIPDNVIDFAKADDYRQRVRGLQQQQ; via the coding sequence ATGGTCAAGTCATTGTTTCGGTTTGCGGCTACGGTCGTGGTCGCCATGGGAATTGCGGTTGCAGACCAGCCAGTGTTGGCCCAGCATTTCTCTCCCACATTGCTTGCCCAAATGGCGGTGGAAGCTGGCAAGGCCAACCAGAACCGCCCCTTTCCGAGACTCGCTGGTGAGTTTGAATCTCAACGTGCTCTGGTGCTTAGCGTCAGCGATTGGCAATCGCATCATGCGGCGACGCTACAACAAATTGTCGAGTGCACTGCAGGTCACACCAATTTGTTGATCCTTTGCAATGATCCGCAGCAGCTTGTCGATGCCGTCGATTGGATTGGCGACGGACGCGTCCCCACCGATCACGTTTACTTTTGCGAAATCGACTTGGACACGATTTGGATGCGCGACTTTGGTCCGTTATTGGCCGAAGGGGAACAAGGAACCGAAGCGATCGATTTCTATTACGAGGGCTCTCGTCCCAAGGATGATGCATTGCCGTCGGTATGGGCTGAGCGTACCGGGTCAAAGTTGGTTCCGGTGCCATGGACGATTCAAGGTGGCAATCTGCTCAGCAATGGCCGCCGTATCGCATTAACGACCCATCGCATTTTCGAAGACAATCGGATCCGCTTTCCTAAACCGTGGCCCGGCCTCGATCCCGAAGTGGAACGCCGCAAAATGGTGATTGAAGAGTTCAGCAAACACTGCAACCTTACCGAGTTAGTGGTGCTGGAACCTTTGCAACACGAAGCAACGGGGCATGTCGATATGTTCGCGACGTTTTTGGCACCGGATCAAGTCGTGGTCGCTCGAGTGGACCCGCGATTGGATCCGATCAATGCGGCAATCCTTGAACGCAACACCGCCCGTTTGCAACGCGTGCGAGTGGGCGGGAAACCGATCCAAGTGTTCCGCATCGACATCCCACCTCGAAACGGAACGTCATGGAGTGCGTACACGAACGTGATCCTTGCCAACGATTTGGTAATGATTCCCACATTCGACAGCGATCCACCCGAGATGGTTGCCGCCGCACGAGCCACCTACGCTTCGTTGTTGCCGAAACACGCAATCAAAACGGTCGACATGAGCAGCTTGAAAGAGTTGCAGGGCGAACTGCACTGTTTGTCGATGAACTTGCCCGCGTTTGCCCCGATCCCGGACAACGTCATCGACTTTGCCAAAGCGGACGACTATCGGCAACGCGTCCGCGGGTTGCAGCAGCAGCAGTAA
- a CDS encoding ester cyclase, with amino-acid sequence MNNEYTARSLRWFEEVWNQRRTETIDEFLTEDSIAETDSGVLRGPDEFKKQVHAPMLDAFPDLHVDVEGTVTEDDSVVIRWKATGTHQGDGLGIKATGRPIQIRGVTWHRFKNDKLIGGGDYWSQDSLRRQLQDTGQ; translated from the coding sequence GTGAACAATGAATACACGGCGCGATCGTTACGCTGGTTCGAAGAGGTTTGGAATCAACGGCGGACCGAAACGATCGACGAATTTTTGACCGAAGACAGCATTGCGGAAACTGACAGTGGAGTGCTTCGTGGCCCGGACGAATTCAAGAAACAGGTGCATGCACCGATGCTTGACGCGTTTCCTGATCTGCATGTGGACGTTGAGGGCACGGTCACTGAAGACGACAGTGTGGTGATCCGCTGGAAAGCCACCGGGACACACCAAGGCGATGGCCTTGGCATCAAGGCGACCGGACGCCCCATTCAGATCCGCGGAGTCACATGGCACCGGTTCAAGAATGACAAACTGATCGGAGGCGGAGATTACTGGAGCCAAGATAGTCTGCGACGACAATTGCAAGACACCGGGCAGTAG